Genomic segment of Geminocystis herdmanii PCC 6308:
AAAGACGATAAGACAAACCCTAATTAATAATTCCATTACTGTATGACTAATTTTTATTTGTTTTCTTTTCTTCCCGGTCCCATTACAGACCCTGTTGCTGTATTTTTAATTATGATGGGAGTATTATTGATCGCTCCTATTCTATTCGAGAAAATTAAATTACCCGGTATCGTGGGTTTAATTGTTGCGGGAATTATTATTGGACCTTATGGCTTAGGATTATTAGAGAGGGATAAAACGATCGTACTCTTTGGTACAGTGGGGCTATTATTTCTCATGTTTATGGCTGGATTAGAAACCAGTTTGGATGATTTAAAGGAAAATGGTGATAAAGCAACGATTTTCGGATTAAGTACTTTTGCCGTGCCGATGGTTTTAGGTGTCGTATCTATGACGTTGATTGGTTATGATATTTTAGCGGCGATTTTGGTGGCTTCTTGTTTTGCTTCTCACACTTTGCTATCTTTACCGATTGTCAGTAAACGGGGCTTAATGCGATCGAAAATGATGACGGTGACGTTAGGAGGCACTCTCATTGTTAATATTTTAGCTCTTTTGGTGTTAACGATCGTCGTGAGAGCCAATGATGGAGATTTAACTTTAGGATTTTGGTTATACTTAATTCCTTCTTTAATTATTTATACCTTTGCCACTCTGTTTGGTGTACCTAAATTGGGGAGATGGTTTTTCCGTACTTTTGGCAGGGATGAAGGGGCTGAGTTTACCTTTGTAGTACTAACCTTATTTATGGTGTCTTATGTCGCTAAATTAATTGATATTGAACCCATTATCGGAGCTTTTTTGGCAGGTATCAGTATTAGACCATTAATTCCGCCTTTGAGTCCATTAATGAATCGTATCCAATTTATTGGCAATACTTTATTTATTCCCCTGTTTCTGTTGTCGGTGGGAATGTTGGTTAATCCTGCTACTTTAATTCAAGAACCTCGATCGTTCTTAGTTTCTGGTGTTATGATAGTAGTGGCGATCGTGGCGAAATTTATTCCTGCTTGGGGGGTAGGTAAATATTTTAAATATTCTTTCCCTAATATTATGGTGATGTTTGGTTTGTCTGTAGCTCAAGCTGCATCAACTTTAGCGGCGATTACTGTGGCTTTTAATATCGATTTAGTGGATGAATTAACAGTTAATGGTACGATCGCCATGATTCTTGTTACTTGTATTGTATCCCCTTGGGTAACAACAAAATGGGCAGATCAAATTAAGACGGAAGAATTAGCTTCCCAAACACCAGAAACGGAAGAAAATGAAGAAGCCTTGGCAAGTCAAACTCCTCTTTATCGAGTAATTGTACCTGTGGCTAACCCCAACACAGAAGATAACTTGTTAAATTTGGCTTTATTATTAGTTAATGCCACTAAAGGCAAACTTTTTCCTCTACACATCCTGACCGATAATGATAAAGTTATTTCTAAAGGAGACAAAACTCGTCAAGCACAACTGTTAGAAACGGCGGAAATGATCGCTCATGCTACTTCTACGGATGTACAAAGTATCGCTAGAATTGAAAGTTCGATCGAACAAGGTATTCTCCATGTATATCAAGAGTGCGATGCTAAT
This window contains:
- a CDS encoding cation:proton antiporter, with the translated sequence MTNFYLFSFLPGPITDPVAVFLIMMGVLLIAPILFEKIKLPGIVGLIVAGIIIGPYGLGLLERDKTIVLFGTVGLLFLMFMAGLETSLDDLKENGDKATIFGLSTFAVPMVLGVVSMTLIGYDILAAILVASCFASHTLLSLPIVSKRGLMRSKMMTVTLGGTLIVNILALLVLTIVVRANDGDLTLGFWLYLIPSLIIYTFATLFGVPKLGRWFFRTFGRDEGAEFTFVVLTLFMVSYVAKLIDIEPIIGAFLAGISIRPLIPPLSPLMNRIQFIGNTLFIPLFLLSVGMLVNPATLIQEPRSFLVSGVMIVVAIVAKFIPAWGVGKYFKYSFPNIMVMFGLSVAQAASTLAAITVAFNIDLVDELTVNGTIAMILVTCIVSPWVTTKWADQIKTEELASQTPETEENEEALASQTPLYRVIVPVANPNTEDNLLNLALLLVNATKGKLFPLHILTDNDKVISKGDKTRQAQLLETAEMIAHATSTDVQSIARIESSIEQGILHVYQECDANLIICGWKGFSTYQDNFFGGIIDNVVQKSPVPVLITRFTEPIKTTQRVVFAISDFQYNSSSFAEALTLTKILANELNANLHILLISGNSSGVIVDNRLMGLSFQQLKGNFTRRVLQEIQPDDLLLLMSIGDHKVVGTPTLGTIPESIARDYRRVSMMIICLKTS